The Strix uralensis isolate ZFMK-TIS-50842 chromosome 5, bStrUra1, whole genome shotgun sequence genome segment GCGAAGTGGAAAAGGACACGGAAGCCATGCTGATCATACACCGTCACAGGGAGGATGCTGCCTGTGGGAAAGGCAGGGACAGCCAGCAGTCAGCCAGGAGGCAACTGGCCCTGCAGCAACCTTTCCCCATCACCCAAACTCCATACACAAGTAACAGAGACACCATGCCTCCTTAACCTCCACAAAATCCAACAAGCAAGAAGTTTCCTCACATTCTTCCCTTCCATGTGCACATGGTTTGTTCCCCCCAGGCTTGCCCCCCTCTTTCGCCCCAGCTCACTGGGTTTGATTGACTCCAGAGGCACAGTGATGTTGGCCAGCGAGATCTCCTGGGGCAGCGCAGTGGCAGGAGGCCGCAGTGGGACTGCAGTACTTCCTGCTGCTGTGGTGGCAGCTTTTGGAAGAGtagcaggggcaggcagctctgAGGTCAGGGGCAGCGTGGGGTTAGGGGAAACACTctggagcacaggcagagagctgggattgtGGGCCACGgtgccagagctgctcctgtTCTGGAGATCCCTCAAGGTGAGCCGTGGGGGTGGCTGATGCTTCTCCCTGTAGGGAGAGACAGCAAGGAGTGGAACAGGGCACTGGAATGTTGTgtccagcactgcagaaatggaAACGATGGGGAGTCATGCGAGATTGTGCCACCCCTGCTTACCATCGCACTTGTTGAGACTCTGGAGGCAAAGACTGTTGCAGCAGAGTCTTGCCCAGGAGGTCCAGGTCATCCAGGCCACTGGTGAAAGGAGAAGGTTTGGGGGAGGATGCGCCAACATCTGCTTTGACTGGTGGTGTTACTGCGACAGGGGTGATATTGAGCTCGTTGCTATCCGATGACTGTAAAAAGAGTGCACAGGAGAGCCCCCCAAGCAGGGTCACATATCAGCACCAACCATCAGATGTGGAACGTTCCCCTACCTACTCCCTTTGTTGCTTTCACCACCCTTCCCACCCTCTGCCCTGGCTCCCAGCACGTTACCTGGAAGCTGTTCCAGCCACTGCTGTCACCAGCCTGGGCAGGATGCGGTGCTGGGTCATTCAGGCCTGCCGAGGGTAAAAGCAAACATGAAGCTTAGCTACCAAGTGGGTAAGAAAATTAAACAGGGCCTGAATAAGACACAAAAGCAGCAGGCCAGAACCACCAATGTGGTCTCTATCTCTGGCCCTAATCCTTGCATGGGGGAGAGCCACGAGGGTGAAACATGCTTCTTCTGCCCAGAGATCCTCATTTACACTCTAGTTCTTACTGCAGTTAGCAGAGAAATGAATACTACTGGGCTGACAAGCATGACTGACAACACTGTCTACTTCATGCTGTTGTACTCAAAGGACCTTTCTTAGGAAACAAACACTTTGTTGGGAAAAGCAGGACTCTAGAGCCTTCTAAGATTGGCACCTCACAAGATTTCCATGTGAGCAGTTCTGGAAGTTCTGAGCATCTGTTGTCAGCTCGTGACTTCAACTGCAAGGAGTAAACATGAGGAGCTTGGGGTGATCCACCCTTGTGATCCCATCTGGGATGGCCATTGCATCACTCTCGATGTACCTGCCAGGTCAGTTTTCCCAGAGCAAATCAGAGGGCACATCCCTGCAGGCTCTCTCTGACTAGCCAGGAAAACACCACAGGACTGAGGTTCAGAATCATAGCAGggtctttccctcctccctcacaCTTAGTGAAGGACACCTCTTGGTCTTTCATTATTCACCTCTCCCAGAGCTCTCCCTTACGCATGTTCCTGCCACAAGGAGAACCATCCACGCAGACTGTCCAGAGTCAAGGAGAGAATAAAGAGCTTCTGCTCTGGATTTCTCACCTAAAGACATGAGTTCATCATCCAGCAAGGACACAGAACCAGCTTGGTCAGGCATGGGAACTGCTGAGCCACCTGAAAGGGTGGGCAAGGCTGGGTAGGAAGGGCCTGTTGCTGGAAGATCCAGGCCTGATAGATCCAGAAGTGCTGAGGTGCTGCCTGCAAAGAAGAAACACTGAGAGACAGAAACCTTATCCAGGCCTTATCCCGTGTGCTGATGCCAGCTCCCATCCTTCCTCACACCTGGGAAAGGGaactcctgctctgctctcccttccAATTCCCTCTCTTCATGCCTCAATCATTTCCACAAGCCCCACTCTGACCTCCTGCAGGTTTCACCTTTCCACTTCCCTCAATCCTCTCCTACATTGCAGGGAACCAGCAATAGGGTCCCTCTGCTTGACCTGCCTGTCCCCATTCCCCAAGTCTCCTCACCTCGAAGGGGAGCGGCCACTGTCTCCCCattgatctcttctccctgaaCAAGCTGCTTGTAGAGATTGATCACCTGTGTCAGATTGTCATTGGCTTGCAGGATCTCCGCTGAAATGGAGTAGGTGGGAAGTAAGTTTGTAAATTGTGAAGAAACAGAGTGAGTTTTATACCCCATATCTGTCTACTCCTTCAAAGCAAGGCCCAAGGAGCTGGTAACAGCCCACTGAAGATAGTGTTTTTGCAATTGTTGCTGCAGACTGCACCAGGGTACACAGACACCTTCACGGCAGTCTCAGCAGGACAAGCTCAAGCATCATTCATTCCTACAGTGAAGTGGAAGAAGCCTGTAACACTGCTGATTGCTGCCATGTGCCCTTGCTTAGTACCAAGCCATAGACTAGCTAACCTACAGTGAGTAATTACCCCaaacagagctgcagctgctgataGATGCCATGCCATAGGCAGTCTAAGCACAGGCTccctgaaagaaaatgaagggagaaggggacagAATGAGAAAGGCCAGATACGCTTACCCAGAGCTTCATCACTGTCTTCTGTGTCACTGGCGAGCCGGAAAAGCATGGGCCTCATGCGCTCACAGCGCTGATACAGCtcctgggggagaggagaaatggGTGCTGAGGCAAGCAGCAGGATGGTCATTTGAGGGTGCAAAACAGGCAGGAGGAACTTGGGGGGGATGGGGTCACCCATCTCTGCTAAGCCCAAGGAGGATGCTGGGATGGGCTTTCCTCACCTTCATTAGGTCCTCATTGCTCTCTGTTGTCTCCCCCTTACTGTAGTTTGTCACCATTTCTGTCAGCAGTCTCACATTGTTGTTCACCTCCTCAATGGCATTCACCCTCTTGGAGATCTTCTCCATGCGCTTCTGATCCTGGAGGGGAAGGACATGGGGAAGGATGTCCTTGCTCTTGTCTGCAACTTGGAGAGGAAGAAGGCTGGGCCAGCCAACACACCAACTCCTAAGGCACAACACTGCCCTCAAAACAGCTCCCACTCCAGTGGAAAACTCCAGATCATCTTTGGGCCAGCACTTGCCAAACAGGGATGGAACTGCCGCAGATCTAGTGCTGCAGCAGGGCTTGGGCCACACAAAGCGCCCAGAGCCATTCCTCCAAGTAGCCAAGGGATGGCAGAAATCATGTAAGAACTCtttagcagctgctgctgcaaaatttTGGGCAGAAGCTCCATACATCTGCTTGAGGACAGAGAGCCACTGCTCCCTCGGTGCCAACCACTGCCACCCAGACCATGACCTCCCAGCTCCCCTTTTCACCAGCCCCACCTCCTGAACCATCTCCTTGATGAGCTTGTTGGCAGCCCGGAGGTCCTCAGGATGGGAGCTTTTCAGGAGACGAGCCAGTATCTGCAAAAGAGAAGGTACCTCTGAGCCCAGGCTGAGGTGGCAGCCAGAGTCACTCTTGCAACACGGGAGACAGTAGTTACCCCTGCCCCAAACTCATGTCTGGCAGAGGCAGCGGACAATGCCAGCCGTTTGAAAGCCCAGCCACAGGAGCTTGTGGGCTATCGGAGGCCAGGGAGAGAAGTACAACTGgtcttccttttcctgttgtGGTCCTGGTTATGTAAGAGAGGTCTTTCCCTGAAGATCCCCTGTATTCAaaacctgctcctgcctgcccatTATGCATCATGCATGGAGCACAACAACACTAGTACTGAGGAAGAGAGAAAGCCTGGTTTATGCAGGAATTGCCAGGGGATTGTAACAGACTCCTCCTCAGACCTCTTCATGTGCCCCTTTGCATGCACAACTGGTGAAAAGGGACATCTCCTGCTTTCTCTCCCACTCCGTGGTCAGTGAACAGTCCCACTGGCCACCTACATATCCTCATGTGCACACTGTGACCCATGGAGGCAAAATATATCCCCTGCAGCAAACTGGCATCACCACTCTGCTGCAGAACTAGACCCAGAGGGGCCCAATACTTGCTTAAATGTATCAGCACTGATAATGCAGGGGTTTGTCTGAGTGGTGACAATTCTGATAGAAAGGCAATATAACGTGGGTCCAGGAGGGTACAAGTAGTTGGGCAATAAGCAGAttgcagtgctgggggtggggaagagataacagcagcagcatctggggCTGGGATTTAAACCTCATGGCCTGATAACTCAGAAGCCTGGAGAGTGCACAGCAGCAAACCTCTCAGAACCTGCTGCACTAATGTCAGCACTTCACCCTTTGCACCATCCTGCAGCTAAGCACTCCAAAGGTCAAACAGACCCACATGTCCCACCTCTGGCTGTTTCCTTTGTCACGGTTTTGGAGCAGGCCCTCAGTATTCCTGTGATGTATTTTCTGAAGGACATCATGTGGAGCAGGGGCCTTGACTCTTTCTGGATCTCTGCCTCAGGGGGTCAGGAGATCCTGGAGCAGGGAAGATGTTGCTGACTATGCCTCTCCTTGCACAGAGCCCTTACCTTGGATTTCTCTTCATCATCAAAGATGATGTTCTTGGGCCGAGGGGGAGGTGGCGGAAAAGGAGCGTCGTCAGGCAGTTTTGGGTCGCACTTCACAATTCCTGCAGTAGACACCAGTGGAGAGGTCGGGAGGACTCACCCACTGGGTGACAGCACTGCCACATAGGTCTTTGCTTCCCTAATGGCCCACCAAACCCAGCTGGAACTGAGGGTGTGTGGGTTTGCTCCCGCTACCTGTGATCCTGGATTGTATTTTCATGGAAGAACTGCCCTCCACTCTCCATAAATATCCTCTTAGAAAAACCCAGCATCAACTGCCAAAGCACTTGCAGCCCTTCAACCCCAGACCTTTCCAGTGCCCCACCTCCTGTAGGAGCAAGCAGATGTTCCGTCCAACCCATCAAGGAACTCAGACCACCAGCAACTCCCTCTGCCCCGCTAAGAGCCCCAAGGCACCCACTCCTTCACCTGCCCCTGGTGCTGAGCCAGACTGATGGATGTGCTGGGTCTGGGCACAGGAAAGGGAGAGTCTTGTTTCGGATTCTGCCCAGACAAAAAATGAGGGAGGGCAAACTGTCTGTCCACTTTCCCCTTCCAGACAACTACCTCTCACCTTGTTTCTTCAGCATCTGGTAGGCTTCCAAGATCTTCACCTCGTGAGGCAACCCTAAAGTCCAGCTGTACATCAGCTCCAGGATCTTTGACTTCACTTTTTCCGGTGTCCGGCTGCCAAGGTACTagaagagagaagaggcggcttgaAGCTGATCTGAGCCGTTGCAAGCCTGGCCtgttcctctcctcccctcccccaggAGAAGTGAGACCGTTCCCAACGGCACAAGGACAGGGAAAGAGGAAGCAAGTAGGAAAGCTCACGAGGCCCTTGCAACACGTCTTATGCTGTGCTTGGTTTTCACCACAGGAAACACAAGAGGTGGGAGAAATGCTGCACCAGCAGCCCCTCAGCAACATGCAGGGACAGGTGGGAAGGCTCAGGCAGGTCTCTGTCACCTTCTGAAGGAACAGGTACTGTTAACAGAAGCTGCTCAGCAAGGCAGCCCTTCAGGAACGAGGTGACAGTGGGACTGGGAGGGGAAGAACTGTGGGTAACAGTCCCTAGGGCACGGCCAAGCCCTCTCTCGCAGGGGCACTCTCCAGCACAAGTGCCTGGCACTCTTCAGAGCTAGGTGAGCCCTAGATGACCAGCACCCAGCAGTGAGATGTCCAAACGTTACAGCTCTCCCCCTGCCATGAAATCATCCTTCACCCTTCTCCTGTGGGtctgctgggagcactggtggTAGAAACAGTGCACATGCCACCAGAGGCCAGTGGCTTAAGGTAGAGGACATTCTCTAGGGTGCCTAGGGAGAGGACTTTAGGATGCTGCTGTCACTGTCCCTGGCTATTCATCATCACAGATCACAAGCTGTGACTGGCAGACGAAGGTTTTCCTTAGTCATATTCAGTTTGTGTTCCCTTAACTCTATACTTGCTGGTGTTAACTGCCTTGGCTGAATAGGAGAGCATGCACAGCTTGTTCtgctgcaggaacagcagcatcagcagaggAGCAGGTAATGACTTGGTGCTTCAGATGAACTTGCCAGAGCACCACTGACTAGGCCTGGGCTTGCCCTCTGAGAACATCTCAGCCGGGTTGGGACACCCCAGAGAGACATGGTCACAACGTCAAAGCTGGGGCAGGTTCCTGAGCACATGCAGCATGGACAGATCCCAGCAGAGATGCCGGGAAGATGACTTCAGGCACACATGTGTGGTCAGTAGTCTCACAAGCGCTGGTTGCATCATGTCTAGCTGGCCCTCAGCTTACTGCATCAAGAAtcagcctggagcagaggggTGAAAGCTCACCTTCCCACCAGAAAACTCATCAGGGAACAAGGACTAAATCTCCTACTAGCACTGTCCTGTATCCCCCACATCCCAGCGGGTGTCTGACCTTTCTGCTCAGCCACCACTTCTTCCCAAAGCCCTCCTGCCACCAGGTTCCAGTCCCCTCCAGCATGATGCCCTGAGACCCACCTTGGGTGACACCACTTTGATGAGCTCATTGAGGAAGCGGAACTTGCCCACCTCGTCGTGGAAGCGTTTGCCGCAGCTCTTCATGCAGGACTCCAGCACCTGGGGAGAGGGGCCGGATGAGCCCCAGCATGGGGTCAGCAGCAGGTTCAGGAgccagctccctcctgctccctcctcactAGTCACGGAGCCTGTGGCTATCCTCACAGCAGCATGGAGGGACACCTCATCTCCCTCCCAGGTGGTTAAGCACCCTCCCAAAGGGAAGcaagaagcttttcttctttggGGTCAGTCTTTGCAGAGATGGCTCAACTGCCCATGGAAGGGGATACCCTTAGAGAGCTCACAAACACCAGGGTTTCACAGTGTGGATCCACAACACAattaagaatcatagaatcatttaggttggaaaagacccttaagatcattgagtccaactgttaacctaatactgccaagtccaccacaaCATAAACCAGAAAGCTTCCTATCAACTTCAACAGGCTATGATCCTTTCTAGGAACAAGACCTTTCCTACCAGTCACCCGTCCTCTACTGCGGAACCACCTTCAGTCCCTCTCCCACCCAAGGGCCCAGGTGCTCCAGGGCTTTCTCAGAGGGAATTCAAAGCTTCTCGTGCTCCTCCAGTCAAACTGGAGCAACTCCACACCATAGCCCTCCATCTAGTTCTACCAGCCTGCAGATGCTCTTACCGTGAGGGCTTGGATAGCTTCCCATTCCTGCGGAGACTGGATCTTGTGGGCAAGAAGTCGAGTAGCAAGTGGAGGACTGGAAggagtgagggggaaaaaaaagcaactagcTGGTTATTGATGAAAAGCCTGGTACCTGTGTTTCTATCTGAGAATCCAGGGTTGAAAAGCATGTTGCAAGTTTAAGGTACTGATAAAGCACCAAGACACCTCAAAACCCTGAGGGAACCTTCTGTTAGTGCACCAGGACCCACCCCCCGCTCCCACTTTGAGAGGCTTCATGCCTATTCAGCTCTTGGGACAACCCTGCCAAATTTTACCAGGTGGGAAATCATAACCCAGGCCTGTGACCCAGAGCAGCCTGGGGAAAGGACGAAGCACTTACCCCTCTAGCTCCTTATTGAGCTGCTCACAGAAAGCATTGATACCATCCCAGTCCAGGTCCTTGTTCAGGGGGTTTGTTGCTTTGTCTGCAGGTGGGAGAAGGGGACAGTGAGAAAAATCTCCCCAGGAGGGCAATATTGCTCCTGTTCCCTCCCTGTCAACTCCACCAGATGCACTGATTTAAGATGACATGGAAGCAAAGACACACTCGTGTCCGCTAGCACGTTCCTGTCGAAGCCCTGTGCACAAACTgtcgccgccgccaccaccacacgctgacccaccGTTGCTGCACAGACACCCACCAACACACTGCCTGTCCCACACTCAGCTGCAGGGCCTCATCCACAGGCCCCAGGTGCACCCACAGCCATGGCCACGGCCACCTCCCCCCTCACACGAGGCCCCAACACCCCCACTTGCCCCAAGCCACCCCCTCCACACGCAGGTGGCTCCGCCCTGACACCTCGCTACGTGcgacccccagcccctccccgtgagcaccccccctcccctcaacaccccagtgccccccaaaaTACCTGCACCCCACCCCATCTATTcgctcccgcccccccgccaGCAGTGTCGGCCGGGGCCCGctggcggcgcggccgggccgtgtcagagagagggaggggaggagagggcaggggtgGTCCCAGCCGCACTCACTGATGCGCGCCTCCAGCGTCTCGGGCTCCATGGCGGAGGGCCCCGCCCGCCAGCTCCTCAAcggggcagcgccgcgccgccgcctacccgcccgccccggcgccgccgaGCCATCAAGAGCACACCGCCCCGTCTAGAGCGCCGCTCCGACGGCCTCACCATAGAGCGCCGGAAGTCGGCAGCACAGAGCGCCACCCCCGCTCCCAGCGCGCCCCCTGCCGAAACGCACCCCCAACCCACCATAGAGTTCCCGCGCAGGGGAAGGAACGGCGCAAGCCCGGGGCAGGAAGCGGAAGGCTCCAGGAAAAGGACACAGAGAGCGCGGGAGAGCAAAAGCGGCCGGGGGCCGGAAACCGGCTGCCTCGCGGAAAcgcgccggcccggcccggcccggaaGAACCCTCGCGCTGGCAGGTGAGGCCACTTCCGACTCGGAGCCGAGCGCTTCCGCCGCGCGGAGCTGCATGTCCTTTGAAAGGACACGGGCCCGGCGGCTCCGGCGCAGGCGCGGTGCGGCCCGTCCGGCCGCAGGGGAGCGGGCCCGGGCCCTGCGCTTCTCACGCTTTGGTGGCTGTGGATGGCGTCTCCAGGGGGCGGGTGGTGGCTTAGGAGATATTACAAATAGTAGTAAGAGAACGCCCGTGCCCTGGCCCGGGTCATCTTTAAATAGCTGCCAGTCTTCGCCTGGCAGGGCCTGGCCCGGCCTTCTCCAGCCTGGCAGAGCAGCTGAAGGGGGGGCGGTTGGTAAAGCCCTGGAAATAACTAAGGGCTCCAGGAACATAAACTCCATTTGTCCTCTTTCTCCTTGCAGCTCTGGTAATTCAGGCCAGCCCTAACTGTGTCACTTGATACCACTTGTGTTCTCTGTGCTCCAGTGGTCTTGGAAGGAACGGTGTGCCCGTGTTCCTGTGGtgatttaaattctttttaaataatgcCGGCAAAAGGTGCCAACTCAATGACCTTTGGGAGTGTAGGCCTCCACCTGTTTGAAGAGTCCCTTGAGCGCCTCTTCAGCACTGGTGCTCAAAGCTGCCCGCTGGGGCTGGCCCTGCTGGAGCCTCTGTGATAAGAGTATGATACAGCCTATTCAGCCTTAAAGCACCTAATCCTGGAGACGGATGTCTGAGTCAGAGTGGTCCTGTGTTGGGTTACTCATTTACAGTGCTAATCCCGCAGATGGCAGGCAAGGGAACTGCCCTGATGTCACACCTAATGTCTTTTCCTTATGGATAGCCATTGTTTTAGGGGGGATTTTTTTGGCCATTATAAAGTACTTTTTGGCACTTAAATGTagttctttttttaactgttactgCCTTGCATCACAAAGCCTTTTTTTAAGTGCCTTTCATAGTAAATTGCCACATCCTTTCCTCTGCTGTGTTCAGGCAGGTTTTACACAGGTTATTTTAATCTTATGAGTCAGCCTTGCCTGTCATTACGACCTCTCTGATTTTTCTGAGAATCCTTAAGTCATCTTTAGGAGATTGAGGCCTAGATATTGCTCTTCTAGGTCATGTATGATCTGCATAGAAGGCATGCATCTCTTCTCTCTAACCCACAAAGCCATGCCTCTGAAGGAGTGGTTTTGCAGTCTGGTATTTCACAGCCCCCTTTTCCTCAGGTTTCGATCTGTCTGAGTCTCAAGgttgtttattttcctctctttggCAACACCCAGTGGTTAGCATGTCTAGGATGAACGGAAGGCTGCACCTCTTTTCAGCTGGTTGCAAACAATGGCGAGTGAACTCATGCATAACAGTCGTGTCAGCAGCGGCCTTTCAAACCTTACTTTTGTTTCTCATAGATTTAGGAGTCTCCCTTTCGGTTACATCTGCTTTCCATATAACAAGAACCCTAAGGGCAACAAAGAAAGCTATCTGAGTCTGAATTTTGCTCCCTGTAACACTGGCTAGATGATGTGTGAGCAAaaacctttctcctcttcctcgaTTTATTTTTAACGACAGCTGGAATCTCAAACTAGGTTTGGATGCAGTGAGACACTCCGTGTTGTAATTAACACTGCTCCAGAATGAAAATACTGGATCTATAATTAGCTCGTAGCCAGTTGCAGAGGAAGGTGATTATGTGCAAGCTGGAGGCCGGGGTAGTTGGCGTCCTGGTGAAAGGAAAGCTTGTGCTGGCAAAGGGGTGCGGGATCCCAGTTTTGGCAGGCCCTGCCGCAGACTGCCCCgcagagggcagcagcaggcaggagagctgctgcctgATCAACCTGGGTTTAGCAGATAGCTCTTGCTGCCTGTACAGTCGAGGTGAATCGCAAAACAAACAAAGTCCCTCTCAGTCGGGAAGGGAAGGCGGCCTTGCAGGAGTGGCGGCGTTGCTTGGGAAAGGGGTTTTCCACCCACCAGGTCATCTTCAGCCAGCCAGAACCACCCTGTCAGCCTCCCTCTGTCCCAGTGTTTGTTTGGTTTCTCTGCCTTGTGTGTTTATGCAAAAGCTGTGATGTTTTTCAGATGGGCTTGTGTGCAGCAGCGAGAGCTTTTGTGGGCTTCCTGCTGGGTCGTCGGCTCTGGCCCGTGATGTGAGGTTCCCTTTCCCCTGTCACATTCTTCTTTCCTTGGCAAGGCATTCTCCTGGAGACCTTTCACTTTCCTGAAGCTTGGTACCGTGGTCTTCTGTTCccatttcttgttttcctgctctGACTGACTGCAGCAGCCAGTTCCTGGGATTTTGGGCTCAGTTTTACCTCTACTACTTTCTCTTggaacagagctggcagcaccTCTCCTGACATCACCTCAGACCACGCATCTCTTACGCAATCCTCTGGATTTGCAGCCCTGCTATTCCTGACCTTGGCTAATCTCCTTTCTTTCGCAATACTTTTAAGCACCTTTCCCAGCGGAGGGTTGCAATTAGAGAGGCAAGTATAGAGTTGCATACTTCTCTAGAGGGAGAGCAGGTTTGAGCTCCTTTAATCTAATAGGAAATGTCTCCTTCCCTTTCATATGCAGCACTTTCTTGTGGTATGCAGTCATTCACCAGGATTGCTCCCTTCCATTTCTTTCAGCGTTTCCCTTTTCACTGTAGGAAGACCTGTCCCCGGTGATCAAAGACATCCTTCTACAACTGAAGGAACAGAATGAGGAAACAGGATGTTGGATAAGGGATCAGAAAACCTGCTGGCTAGATCTCTGCAATTAAGCATGTCTCGGAGCAAGACTCAAGGAAGGGCACAGCTATACTcgctgcctcagtttctccagtCATTAGCATGGGGATAATTGCACTTGGTTCCTTTGGGGAATTGCCTTGACCTCTATATACTAAATTTCCTTTCCAAGTTGGTTCTGTCAGAGCAACTGGCTCAGCGGGACAAGCAAGTGAGAGAAGCAAATACCAGAATTAGAGGTGAGCTGTGCAGCTTTCCACTTCCTTGTGTTCGAGCCCTCCTTCCAGACTGGGCAACTCAAGGGGTGTCTTGATCCTTCGACTGAGTGGGCAGCAGTGCCCTCCTGGCCAGTGCAGGGAGTGGCAGTGCCTTGTTACCCCTGGGGAAGGCTCACCTGGATTTGCTGTGGCCAAGTGTCTTCCCAAGAGAGTCCAGGAGAGTCAGGGGATGCTCTGAGAACATGGGAACACTCTTGCTGCTGAGGAACAGTATCAGCAGCAGGCAAAGATGAAAGAAAACCGACAGGACAGAAGTCATAGTCATGGCTTGGGGGCTGATAGGTTCTGTATCTGGGTAAGCCAAAAACAGAACAGGGAGAGGAAGACCTGCCAGTTTAGAGAGAGAGCTGCTTATATTTATGGGGCTGAAGTGCACTGAAGCCCCCCCAGCCCGCAAGAGGGAGCCTTGATGAAGTCATTCACTGCACTGCTGATGAGATCAGCTCCAGGCAGGAACAGATCCGCTACCGATACAGTGCACTTGGGATTCAGGTGTTGAGAGGCACTTGAAAAGGTGAAGAGATTCACCCATTCTTGCTCTAGCCCTGACTTGCTGTGTTATTGCTAG includes the following:
- the GGA1 gene encoding ADP-ribosylation factor-binding protein GGA1 isoform X1, with the protein product MEPETLEARINKATNPLNKDLDWDGINAFCEQLNKELEGPPLATRLLAHKIQSPQEWEAIQALTVLESCMKSCGKRFHDEVGKFRFLNELIKVVSPKYLGSRTPEKVKSKILELMYSWTLGLPHEVKILEAYQMLKKQGIVKCDPKLPDDAPFPPPPPRPKNIIFDDEEKSKILARLLKSSHPEDLRAANKLIKEMVQEDQKRMEKISKRVNAIEEVNNNVRLLTEMVTNYSKGETTESNEDLMKELYQRCERMRPMLFRLASDTEDSDEALAEILQANDNLTQVINLYKQLVQGEEINGETVAAPLRGSTSALLDLSGLDLPATGPSYPALPTLSGGSAVPMPDQAGSVSLLDDELMSLGLNDPAPHPAQAGDSSGWNSFQSSDSNELNITPVAVTPPVKADVGASSPKPSPFTSGLDDLDLLGKTLLQQSLPPESQQVRWEKHQPPPRLTLRDLQNRSSSGTVAHNPSSLPVLQSVSPNPTLPLTSELPAPATLPKAATTAAGSTAVPLRPPATALPQEISLANITVPLESIKPSSILPVTVYDQHGFRVLFHFAKDALPERPDVLVVVISMLSTAPQPIRNIVFQSAVPKVMKVKLQPPSGMELPAFNPIVHPSAITQVLLLANPQKEKVRLRYKLTFTIGEQTYNEMGDVDQFPPPESWGNL
- the GGA1 gene encoding ADP-ribosylation factor-binding protein GGA1 isoform X3: MKSCGKRFHDEVGKFRFLNELIKVVSPKYLGSRTPEKVKSKILELMYSWTLGLPHEVKILEAYQMLKKQGIVKCDPKLPDDAPFPPPPPRPKNIIFDDEEKSKILARLLKSSHPEDLRAANKLIKEMVQEDQKRMEKISKRVNAIEEVNNNVRLLTEMVTNYSKGETTESNEDLMKELYQRCERMRPMLFRLASDTEDSDEALAEILQANDNLTQVINLYKQLVQGEEINGETVAAPLRGSTSALLDLSGLDLPATGPSYPALPTLSGGSAVPMPDQAGSVSLLDDELMSLGLNDPAPHPAQAGDSSGWNSFQSSDSNELNITPVAVTPPVKADVGASSPKPSPFTSGLDDLDLLGKTLLQQSLPPESQQVRWEKHQPPPRLTLRDLQNRSSSGTVAHNPSSLPVLQSVSPNPTLPLTSELPAPATLPKAATTAAGSTAVPLRPPATALPQEISLANITVPLESIKPSSILPVTVYDQHGFRVLFHFAKDALPERPDVLVVVISMLSTAPQPIRNIVFQSAVPKVMKVKLQPPSGMELPAFNPIVHPSAITQVLLLANPQKEKVRLRYKLTFTIGEQTYNEMGDVDQFPPPESWGNL
- the GGA1 gene encoding ADP-ribosylation factor-binding protein GGA1 isoform X2; this translates as MEPETLEARINKATNPLNKDLDWDGINAFCEQLNKELEGPPLATRLLAHKIQSPQEWEAIQALTVLESCMKSCGKRFHDEVGKFRFLNELIKVVSPKYLGSRTPEKVKSKILELMYSWTLGLPHEVKILEAYQMLKKQGIVKCDPKLPDDAPFPPPPPRPKNIIFDDEEKSKILARLLKSSHPEDLRAANKLIKEMVQEDQKRMEKISKRVNAIEEVNNNVRLLTEMVTNYSKGETTESNEDLMKELYQRCERMRPMLFRLASDTEDSDEALAEILQANDNLTQVINLYKQLVQGEEINGETVAAPLRGSTSALLDLSGLDLPATGPSYPALPTLSGGSAVPMPDQAGSVSLLDDELMSLGLNDPAPHPAQAGDSSGWNSFQSSDSNELNITPVAVTPPVKADVGASSPKPSPFTSGLDDLDLLGKTLLQQSLPPESQQVRWEKHQPPPRLTLRDLQNRSSSGTVAHNPSSLPVLQSVSPNPTLPLTSELPAPATLPKAATTAAGSTAVPLRPPATALPQEISLANITVPLESIKPSELGRKRGASLGGTNHVHMEGKNAASSL